The genome window AAGCGAGACTTTAGCACTTTTTTCGAAAAAATGGAATAAATATTCGGATGGTCATGCAAGTGAACGCATGGTTGTTTATATGAAACAATTAATGGAGGAGGCTAAGTAAATGAAAAAGGTTATTACATATGGAACATTTGACTTGCTTCATTGGGGGCATATTCACTTATTAAAGCGCGCTAAGGCTCTTGGTGATTATTTAATAGTAGCAATTTCTTCCGATGAATTTAATCGAATTAAACATAAAGAAGCTTATCATAGTTACGAACACCGTAAATTAATTATTGAAGCAATACGTTATGTGGATGAGGTGATCCCAGAGAATAACTGGGAACAAAAAAGAGATGATATAGAGAAATACGGAATCGATGTTTTTGTAATGGGTGATGACTGGGAAGGCGAATTTGATTTTCTAAAAGATGTGTGTGAAGTTGTTTATCTTCCTCGAACTGAAGGGATTTCTACGTCTCAAATAAAAGATGAACTAAAATAAAAATGTGAGAGGAGCATTCTTTTGGAACCTTTAGTAAGTGTAATTATTCCAGTTTATAATGTAGAAAAGTATGTCAAACGATGCTTGGATTCAGTTCTTGAGCAAACATATCATAACCTCGAAGTTATCGTAGTTAATGATGGAGCGACTGATAATTCAGCTAAAGTCATAAAAAGTATCTCAGATAATCGAATTCGTTATTTTGAAAAAGAAAATGGCGGACAAGCTACTGCCCGAAATTTTGGATTAGATGTGGCTACGGGAGATTACATCGTGATGGTAGATAGTGATGATTACATTAGCAAAAACCTAATAGAAACTTGTTTGGATACTGTACAAAAAACGAATGCTGATTTAGTCTTGTTTACTTCATATAATGTGAATCAGGAAGGAAAAATGCAGTATATAAAGCGTGATAAAGGCATCAAAGTTTTAGATGCAGGTCCAACTCCATGGAACAAATTTTATCAAGCAGATCTATGGAAGGGTTCGCGTTTTCCAGTAGGTTATTGGTATGAAGATCTAGGAATTATTCCAGTCGTCACGCTAAAAGCAAAAAATCCAGTGAAAAT of Listeria monocytogenes contains these proteins:
- the tagD gene encoding glycerol-3-phosphate cytidylyltransferase, coding for MKKVITYGTFDLLHWGHIHLLKRAKALGDYLIVAISSDEFNRIKHKEAYHSYEHRKLIIEAIRYVDEVIPENNWEQKRDDIEKYGIDVFVMGDDWEGEFDFLKDVCEVVYLPRTEGISTSQIKDELK
- a CDS encoding glycosyltransferase family 2 protein is translated as MEPLVSVIIPVYNVEKYVKRCLDSVLEQTYHNLEVIVVNDGATDNSAKVIKSISDNRIRYFEKENGGQATARNFGLDVATGDYIVMVDSDDYISKNLIETCLDTVQKTNADLVLFTSYNVNQEGKMQYIKRDKGIKVLDAGPTPWNKFYQADLWKGSRFPVGYWYEDLGIIPVVTLKAKNPVKIQDALYYYITDRADSQSNIQQVDHFLDVVIMLENVETELKKLGIYEESKDQLAYLYIEHLIYRLVLRKAIYITDKQERKKLIKKISTIIQEKFPNWGSYPYQAGGKLTATLKKKALWLYLHHLYLLGDLVWKYPFSIRSKQTGF